The window CATCCCGATGATGGCGTTGCCGCTGCTGATCGGCGGCGTTTGCATCGTTACCAGCATCATCGGCACTTACGCCGTAAAGCTGGGCAAGAGTGGCAAAGGGGCGACCAACATTATGGGGGCCATGTACAAGGGCTTCCTGCTGACCGCAGTCCTGTCCATCCCGGCCATCTTCTTCGCCATGTGGCTGGCCCTTGGCGACATGAACATGGTCATCGGCGGCGAGAACCTCGCCAATGTTGATCCGGGCGCTCCGCTGGCTGAAGAAGGCACCTCGTCCATCGCCGGGTTCACCGGCTGGTCGCTGTTCGCCAGCTCCATGGTCGGCCTTGCGCTGACGGGTCTGATCATCTGGATTACCGAATATTACACGGGCACCAATTACCGCCCGGTCCGCTCCATCGCCAAGGCTTCGGAAACGGGCCACGGCACCAATGTGATCCAGGGTCTGGCTATCAGTCTGGAGTCGACAGCATTGCCAACGCTGATGATCGTGATCGGCATCATCGTGAGCTACCAGTTCGCCGGCCTCATGGGCATTGCCTATGCCGCGACTTCGATGCTGGCGCTGGCCGGCATGGTCGTGGCGCTGGATGCTTACGGTCCCGTGACCGACAATGCCGGGGGCATTGCCGAAATGGCGGGCCTTGATGAAAGCGTGCGGGAAAAGACCGACGCGCTGGATGCAGTGGGCAACACCACTAAGGCCGTGACCAAGGGTTACGCGATCGGTTCCGCCGGCCTTGCCGCGCTGGTGCTGTTTGCCGCCTACACGGCCGATCTGGCGGAGTTCTTCCCCTTGCTCGATGTCGATTTCAGCCTTGAAAACCCGTACGTCATCGTCGGGCTGCTGCTGGGCGGGCTCTTGCCCTACCTGTTCGCGGCCATGGGCATGACGGCCGTGGGCCGCGCGGCGGGCGATGTAGTGAAGGACGTGCGTAACCAGTTCGCTAACGACAAGGGCATCATGGAAGGCACCAGTCGTCCCGATTACGCTCGCACGGTTGACCTCGTCACCAAGGCGGCGATCAAGGAGATGATCGTTCCATCGCTGCTTCCAGTGCTTGCACCGATCGTGGTCTATTTCGCGATCAACCTCGTTGCAGGCCAAGCAAACGCTTTCGCTGCGCTGGGTGCTTTGCTGCTGGGCGTGATTGTCGGCGGCCTATTCGTGGCACTGTCCATGACCGCAGGTGGCGGCGCTTGGGACAATGCCAAGAAGTACATCGAAGACGGCAATCACGGCGGCAAGGGTTCAGAAGCCCATCACGCAGCCGTCACTGGCGATACCGTGGGCGATCCTTACAAGGACACCGCGGGTCCGGCCGTGAACCCGATGATCAAGATTACCAATATCGTGGCGCTGCTGTTGCTCGCCGCGCTGGCAGGCGGAGGGGCCTGACGGCAGACGCACAAGCCGCGTGCGGTCCGTCAATGACGGCTCGCTCTTGATCGGAAAACCCCGCCCGAAACCATTCGAGCGGGGTTTTCAGTTGCAGTTCAGGAAAAATCCAATATTCATGAGCTTATCGAGCTTTGCAGACGATTAGCTCCCGTCATGCGTGCCGCGTTCTTCTGAACAGCTTGGCCGCAGCGCCGGGGTTTGCGGGGCATCCAACAGGATGGAATAGGGGTCCATATGTCTATCAAGAAATTCGCACTTCGCGGCGTCAGTACAGCCGCGCTCTCACTGGCGGCTGTCGGCATGCTACCCGGCGTCGCCGCGACGTCCGCCATCGCGCAGGACGCGCCGCCGCAGGTAGCTGCCACGATCGATGGCCGTATTCCGGTTGCCGAATTCGTCAAGGCACCAAACATGAAGAACGTGTCCATGTCGCCCAAGGGTGACAAGATCGCGTACCTGACCGGTAAGGACGGGCGCGATGTACTCGTCGTACTCGACCTGACAACGATGAAGGAAACGCCGATTCTCGCCGCTGAAGAAGCCCGCGAGGCCGGTGACCGTACCATGACCGGGTTTCGCTGGATCGGGAACGATCATGTCGTCATGACCATTATCAGCCGCGAAAATCTGGGTGGCGGTCTGTCCGACTTCCGGCGGCTGGTGGCCTTCGATACGAAATCGGGCAAATCGGTACAGCAGGCCTGGCGCGATGCCGGCGGCGATGCGGGCGTTATTCTCTATGCCGATCACGATACCGGTAAATATCTGTTGCAACGCGATTCCGTAGCCAACAGCACCGAACGCTGGGGGTTCCCGGAAGTCGTCGAAGTCGATGTCGATACCGGCAAGTTCAAGATGGTCCAGCGGACCAATCCGGTCGTGCGCGGCTGGTCTGCCGATTCCAACGGCAACATTCGCGCCGGTTACAGCAGCGATCGCGATAACGGGAAGTTCCGTATGCTGTATCGCGGTGAGAACGAGCGCAACTTCAAGACCGTCTACAACGAAGCTGACGACACCTTTACTGGCTCGCTGCCAACGCCGGACCTGTTCATTCCAGGAACCGATACCGCCTACACCACCTCGCGCCATGAAGGGTACGAAAAGGTCTACAAGGTGGACATGAAGACGATGAAACTGTCCGAACCCGTGTTCGAGACGGAAGGGTTCGATGTTGGCGGGCTGGCCGTGGATGGCAATGAAGGCAAATTGCTCGGCTATCGCACCTTCGACGGTACGCGCGATACCGTGTTGCTGGATGAAACGCTGAAGACTGTGGATGGCTTCATGGAAGACTTCTTCGGCAAGGGCGAGGCATCTGTCATCGACTGGAACGAGGATAAAACCAGGTTTCTGGTTTATGCCGGCGTCAACAAGCGCAATGGCGGATATTATTTGTTCGACGCGCCATCAGGCAAGATGCAGCTCCTGAACTGGGCCCGTACGGCGCTGAAGGATGCACCGAAGAACCCTGTAAAGGCTGAATGGTACACTGCCAGCGACGGCGTGAAGATACAGGCAATCGTGACTTATCCGCGCCACCGCATGGGTCAAAAGAACCTGCCGGTGGTGGTCATGCCGCATGGCGGTCCGTTCGGGGTGCTGAGCGCCACCAATGCCGCCGAGCCATGGGGTCAGCCGCTGGCTGAGCAGGGTTACGTCGTGATCCAGCCGAACTACCGGGGTTCGGGCGGTTACGGGCGCGAGTTCGAGGAATTGGGCCGCCAACCCGGCGGTTACGGCAAGCGGATGCAGGACGATCTGAACGACGTTCTTACCTATTTCGGTGAGAAGGGCGTCATCGACCCTGACCGCGCCTGCATCATGGGTTGGTCCTATGGCGGCTATGCCGCATCGCGCGGCGCCCAGCGCGATCCGGAAGTATGGGACTGCGCCATTGCCGGCGCCGGCGTGCACGACATGGCGCTGATGAACAAATGGGATGCGGAAAACCTTGGCCGTTTCAGCAGCGGTTTCCAGGCAACATCGGATGATCCGGACGGCATTTCTGCCGCCAAGAATACCGATGGCCCCTGGGCTCCAATCCTGATTGTCGCGGCAAAGCGTGATGCGCGTATTCCCATGGAACAGGCAGAAGTGCTCGTTTCCAACCTGAAGAAATCGGGCAAGGTGGAAGGTAAGGACTTCCGCTACATCGTGCAGGAACAGGGCACGCATAACCTGCCCTATGATGATGTGCACATTCAGTGGATCGAGGAATCGCTGGCCTGGCTGGAGAAATACAACCCGGCCTACATTCCTTCCGATGGCGACCAAGCGCCTGCGCTTATCAAGTTCGACTGAACTGGATACACTGCACGGTGCTGCGGGCCTGACCCGTCAGGCCTGATAAGACGACAAGATGTGGGGGCGCTGCCGGAAATGGCAGCGCCCCTTTTCGCGCCGCAACTGCCAGCAGAACGCTGGTTAACGGCATTGCAACCCTCCTGCGTCACAGTCCCTGCCTCACGGCTTTCGGGCATGACAAAGGAACTTCCGCGCATGGAACAGACCGCAGACTGGATCGCCGCTACAGGCGATGGCGGTGTCATGCGGGTGGTCGATCCGGACCTATTGCGGAGCAATGCGTTCCGCGCGGAGTGGGACGCGCTCGCCGCCAATGCCAGCGAACCGAACCCATTTTTCGAAAGTTGGTATTTGCTGCCATCGCTCGATTTGTTCGACGTACTCCGCAAAACCCGCATCCTGGCCCTGTACAATAATGACGGCGGAAGCGAACGGCTGGTCGGCCTGTTCCCTGTCGGAAGCAATTTCGACTATTACGGTTACCGTCTGCCGCACCTCTTCACCTGGTCGCACGCCAATATCTTCCTCGGCACGCCGTTGGTCGCCGCCGGTTTCGAACATGCTTTCTGGGGCGCGCTACTGGATTGGGCAGACCGGAACGCGGCGTTGGCACTGTTCCTGCACTGCCCGGATATACCTGCCGACGGTCCTATCTTCGCCGCCTTGCGCGATGTCGCCATCCGCCATTCCCGCCCCGCCGCCATCGTCCAAAGCTATGAGCGTGCATTGCTGAAATCGGACGATGACGCGGAAAGCTACTTCGCAGCCAGCGTCAACGGCAAGCGGCGTAAGGAATTCCGCCGACGGGCCAAGCGCTTTGCCGAAGGTGGCGAAGTTTCGCTGGAGCAAACGCGTGGCGACGAGGGTATCAGCGATTGGCTCAAGGAGTTCCTCGCCTTGGAGCAAGCGGGCTGGAAGGGCGACGAAGCGTCCGCTCTCGCCTGCTGCGACAAGACTACCGCGCTATTTCGTCAGACCATGATGGCAGCGGCAAACCTTGGCCGATTGGACCGCGTAACCTTGCGGCTCGACGGTAAAATGGTGGCCGGCTTGCTGACCGTTACGGCAGGATCGGGCGCGTTTTCCTACAAGACCGCTTACGACGAGGCTCATGCCAAGGCTTCGCCCGGTGTCATGTTGCAGCGGCACTATCTGGAAACGCTGGCCGATCCGGTGCTCGACTGGACCGATAGCTGCGCGGCGCCGGACCATCCGATGATCGATCACTTCTGGCGCGAAAGGCGGCCCATGGTGCGGGTCAGCATTCCTGTTGGCGGTTCCATGCGGCAGGCTATCGCGCGCGGTATCATTAGGCAGGAAACCGGTCGGCCGGTGGTTGGGGCGCTGGATGTGTTGCTGGAAAAGCCCCAGACGCTGACTGTGGAGCGTGCCCGATGAACGCCGTTTCGCCCATTATCGCCGAAGCCCGAACCGGCCGCCCGGTTTTCAGCCCCGCAGCACGCGCCACTTTCGCCGAAAATTATCCTGAACAGCCACATATCCTGCCGCACGCGCTGGCGAGGCACGATCTGCTGACGCTGGACGCGCTGGCCGAACTTGCCGGGCAGCTTCCCCCGATGTCGATCGAGTATAACCGTGGAGACCTGCCGATCGGTGTCGATGACAAGCCGGAAGCGACCGGGCTTTCGATCGAGGATACCATTCGGCACATCGCGGCCAGCAATAGCTGGGCGGTGCTTAAGAATATCGAACAGGTGCCGCAATATGGCGGGTTGCTGCATGGTCTGTTGACCGAATTGCAGACCGAGATCGAGCGGGCCACCGGGGCCATGTTACGTCCGCAGGGTTTCGTGTTCATCTCCAGCCCGGATGCGGTCACCCCGTTCCATTTCGATCCGGAACACAACATCCTGCTGCAATTGCGCGGCAGCAAGGTGATGACCCAGTTTCCGGCCGGCGACACCCGGTTCGTCGCGGATGAATTTCATGAGCAATATCATTCGGGCGGTCCGCGGGAGCTGACCTGGAACGACAGCTTTGCCGAACATGGTCGGCCTTTCGCGCTTCGCCCGGGCGAAGCTCTGTATGTGCCAGTCATGGCGCCCCACTTTGTGCGTAACGGGGCAGACAGCTCGGTTTCGCTGTCGATCACCTGGCGCAGCGACTGGAGCTTTAACGAGGCAGACTCGCGCGGAATGAACCGGATACTGCGCCGCCTTGGCTTTGCCCCCGCCGCGCCAGGCCGGTTCCCACAGAGCAATCGCCCCAAGGCGCTTGCATATCGGGCGTTGCGAAAGCTTGGCCTCACCGATTGACGAGGCGATCTGCGCGCAGCATGGCGGCGCGATGAACACGGTTCCAACAGACGAAAACCCTTCAAACGAACAGCTTGTCGCGGGTTTGACCGCTTTACTTACCGTAACGCGCGACGCCGAGAACAGTTTTACCGGTAAGCCGCAGCCCGGCGGCATGGGGCGCGTGTTCGGCGGGCAAGTAATAGCGCAGGCATTGCAGGCGGCGCAGGCCACTGTTGGCGAGGACCGCGCGGCCCATTCGCTTCACGCATATTTCCTGCGCGGCGGGGAAGAGGGTCCAGCCATACACTACCAGACCGCTCGCGATCTCGACGGACGCAGCTTCGCCAACCGCCGCGTGGTCGCTACCCAGGGCGACGCGCCGATCCTCAACCTGACCGCCAGTTTCCAGCGTCCGGAAGACGGCATGACGCATCAGGCGGCCGCCATGTCCGATGCGGTCCCGCCCGAAGACCTGCAGCCTGACATGGAGCAACGCGCGAAGCTGGTCGATCAGTTCGGCGGCAAGATGTCCGAGGCGCAACGGCGGCTCGTCCTGCGCCCTCGCCCCATCGAAATGCGCACGATGGACAAGCTGCACTGGATGAACAGCGAACCCAAGGCACCCGTCGCCCATAGCTGGTTCCGCACAGTAGCCCCGCTCCCCGATATCAGCGCCAATCCTGCCAACGCCGCGCTGCACCGTGCCGTCATCGCCTATGCCAGCGATTACACGCTACTTGGTACCGCTGCCCTGCCCCACGGCCTCAGCTGGATGCGCGGCGAGCTGGTCGGGGCCAGCCTCGACCACGCAATCTGGTTCCACCGTCCCGCACGCGCGGACGAATGGTTGCTCTACGTCACAGAAAGCCCTTGGAGCGGCAGTGGGCGCGGCTTCAACCGAGGCAGCATCTTCGACCGCGAGGGTCATCTGGTGGCAAGCGTTGCGCAGGAAGGCATGATGCGTAAACGCAAGGCGAAAACGGACTGAAACAGGTTCCGGAAGGCGCAAATCCTTAGACGTATATCCCGTACTCCGGGGAGGATAGCCGCGCGAACCTATGCAAGTGTCACATGTTCTCCTAACGCCGATGTCGACAAGCAACCCCTGAAGCGACCTGCCATGCAAGATCCGGACAGCCAGAACTCCAAACCCACCATTGGTGCGTCCGATGCCAAGTCGGAAATCGCCCGGCTCACGACGTTGCTGGATCAGGTGCGCAGCGACCGCGAGGCTGATCGCCTTGCTGCCGAAGAGCGCGAAAGCCTGCTGGAGGCGATGATCGAGGTTGTACCGATCGGCGTTGTCTTCGCCGATGCGCAGGGCCGTATCATTCACGGCAACAGTGCAACGGAACGCATGGTGGGACATGCGGTGCTGCATTCGGCCGATACCGATTCATACGGGGAATGGGTTTCCTTCCACGCCGATGGCCGCCGGGTGGAATCTCACGAATATCCATTGGCCAAGGTAATCGTCGAAAAGGCCGATCATGCAGAACTGGATGTGCATTACCAGCGCCCCGACGGAACCAAATTCTGGATGCGGATAATCGGCGAACCGGTGCGGGGCTCGAATGGCGAACTGAATGGCGCAACAGTCGTACTTCTTGATATCGATCGCGAACGAAATTTGCAGCACGCCCAGGAAGTGCTGATTGCCGAACTGAACCATCGCGTTAAAAATGCCTTCAGCGTTACCCAGTCGATCGTGTCTCGCTCACTTCGAAATGAAAACGTCGCACCCGATCTCGACCAGCGCATCGACCGGCGGCTCAATGCCTATGCGAAAGCGCATGCCAGCCTGATCGGAAACACCTGGGGCTTCGCCAAGCTGGATGAAGTTGCGCGTGAAATCCTCGAACCGATCGCCGATCAGCGGGTGTCGATCGAGGGGCCTGACTTGGAGATGCCGTCGCGCACCGCCATCGCGTTTTCAATGGCATTGTACGAACTTGCTACCAATGCGGTAAAATATGGGGCTCTTTCCGACGAAGACGGCAGCGTATCGTTCACGTGGACAATCGATGACGGCGATACGGATCAACCGACAGTAACCATACTGTGGACGGAACGGGGCGGCCCGCCAGTTTCCAAACCAGATGCGAAGGGCTTTGGCACGTTTGTTACCGAACGCGCAATTATGGCCGAAACCAAAGGGACAGCCGAAACGTTCTTTTATCCTGAAGGCCTGGAATGGCGTCTTTCGATGCCCAAACCACAGGAGAGCGACACCTAACGTGACCAGCGATACCGAAAAAATGTTACGCGGCGACGAAACCGTAGGACCGCAATGTATCTTTATTGTCGAAGACGAGTTTTTGGTCGCATTTGAAATGGCCGACCTGCTGGAAGATCTCGGCTTCAACGTCGTTGGTCCTTCAGTTCATCTTGCAGATGCAATGGAGAAGGCGAGAACTGCGAAAATTGATGCGGCTTTCCTCGATGTGAACCTTGGCGAAGATAAAACCTCCAAGCCGGTGGCCGACATATTGCGTGAGCGAAAGATACCGTTTGTCTTTGTAACTGCTTATGATCGCAACGAAATCAGTTTTCTGATGTCGGATGATCAGGTGTTGAAGAAACCCATCACGAGCGAACGCCTGTTGTCGACCTTGCGCAAGGCGTTTCCGGATCTGGAAAAGAAGTAGGTACCACTCCGGTTTGTCGTAATGCGAACCTGGCCTGCGGTTATCCGCTGGTGTGGTAATAATCGTAGATCGTTTGTGCGACCGCCTCGCTTACGCCGGGCGCGCGCTGGAGGTCCTCCAGACTGGCAGCGCGAACCTTCCCGGCAGTTCCGAAATGCAACAGCAACGCGCGTTTGCGGGCGGGACCTACTCCCGGTATTTCATCGAGCGGACTGGCTGTGATAGCCCGGCTTCGTTTCGCCCGGTGGGCGCCGATCGCGAAACGGTGAACTTCGTCACGCCAGACCTGCAATTGGAACAGTACAGGCGAATTCGTCGGTAGCGTTTTTTCGCGGCCGTCGGGGAAGTGGAACACCTCTTTGCCCTCGCGCCCGTGGCCTGGCCCTTTCGCAATCGCGATTAGCGGAACGTCCTCGATCCCCAGCTCTTCCAGAGTATCGCGCACGCTGGACATCTGCCCCTTGCCGCCGTCGATCAGTACGAGATCCGGCCATACTGCATGTTCGCCGGTAGTCTCGCGATCTGGGTCATCCTTGATGGCGCGGGCGAACCTGCGCTCCATGACTTCGCGCATCATGCCGAAATCGTCATTCGTCTGCGCGGTCTTGATGTTGAACTTGCGATACTGGTTTTTGATGAAACCTTCTGGCCCGGCAACGATCATGCCGCCGACCGCTTTCGCCCCCTGAATATGGCTGTTGTCATACACTTCCACACGTTGCGGAATTTCGGGCAGCTCGAGAAACTCCGCCAGCTCGCGCATGGTGCGGGCCTTGGTTCCGCTTTCCGCCAGCCGCCGGTCGAGCGCTTCCGTCGCATTGCGCTGCGCCTGTTTCATCAGGTTGCGACGGTCGCCGCGCTGCGGAATGGAGATATCGACTTTCACTTCGGCCAGCGCCGCAAACGCATCCTCGATGACGTCCTGATCGGGCAGTTTACGGTCCACCAGAATTGTGCGCGGCGGCGGCACTTCCTCATAGAACTGGGTCAGCACATCGGCGAGCACCTGGGCTTCGTCCACCTCGCCGGTGTTGCGCGGGAAAAATGCGCGGTGGCCCCAGTTCTGCCCGCTGCGAATGAAAAAAGCCTGCACCACCATCTGGCCGCCCTTGGCGGCAAGCGCGAACACATCGGCATCGCCCACGCCGCTGGCGTTGATCGCCTGCGAACCCTGGATGAAGGTCGCCGCGCGCAGCCGGTCGCGCAGGATAGCAGCCGTTTCGAACTCCATGTCCTGCGCCGCCTTGGCCATCTGCTTTTCCAGATCGGCCTGCACCGCACCGGACTTTCCGCCAAGGAAGTCCTTCGCCTGTTTGACCAGCGCGTCGTAACCGTCTTCGTCGATGCGGCCCACACAAGGCGCACTGCATCGCTTGATTTGATACAACAGACACGGGCGGTCGCGGTTGCGGAAGAAACTGTCGGTGCAGGATCTGAGCAGGAACAGTTTTTGAAGTGCATTGATAGTGGCGGTGACTTTGCCCGCCCCGGCAAACGGCCCGTAATAATCACCCTTCGCCCGCCGTGCGCCGCGATGTTTGGAAATACGCGGAAACGCATGGTCGGCGCGCAGCAGGATGAAGGGGAAGCTCTTGTCGTCCCGTAACAGCACGTTGAACGGCGGACGGAACCGCTTGATCAGCTGCGCCTCCAGCAGCAGCGCCTCGGCTTCCGAATTGGTGGTGACGATCTCCATCGCACGGCACTGGCTGACCATGCGTTTTAACCGCGTGGTCAGGTTTTTGACCTGCGTATAATTCGCGACCCGCGCCTTCAACGCCCGCGCCTTGCCCACATACAGCACGTCACCGCGCGTATCGAGCATCCGGTACACGCCCGGCTTGTGCTTAAGCGTAGCAGCGACTTCGCGGATGGCCGCCACGCCCGCATCCAAGTCCGGCGTGGCGCTGGACACTGTGTAAGTCGCGCGCTCTTCCAGAAAGCGTTCGCTGCCACGCGGGTTATGCGGTGTTCCGGCGGGTGTGCGATCCATGATCGGCAAGATAGGCCGTGCGGTCGCCTATCTCAATCGCAGGGAGCGAATTTTGCGCAACGCTATCTCTGTGTTAGGTCCGGCAGGCAGGTCAAAAGGCCGCACCAATCGGTTTTGGGGATCGAATTTCCGGGGAGCAGCGGACTTGCGGCAGCTACAAGGCATGGATGCATCTTTCGTTGCGCTGGAAACGCGCAATTCGCCGATGCATATCGGGTCGTTGCTGATCTACAACCCAGCCACCGCACCGGGTGGGTTCGTGCGCTTCAAGGACATTCTCGCCTTTTTCGAGAGCCGGATGCAGCTGTCGCGCACCATGCGCCAGCGGCTCGTAAAGGTGCCGTTCGACCTCGATTATCCGTATTGGGTGGAGGATCCGGATTTCGACCTGGAATACCACGTTCGCCATATCGCCCTGCCCAAACCCGGCGACTGGCGGCAACTGTGTATTCAGGCCGCCCGCATCTTCGCTCGCCCGCTCGACCTGACGCGCCCACCGTGGGAATTCACCATTGTCGAGGGGCTGGAGAATATCGAAGGCGTTCCCGAAGGCAGTTTCGCCATGGTGACCAAGGTCCACCATGCTGCGATCGACGGGATGAGCGGGGTCGATCTGCTAGAAGCGTTGAATACGCTGGAACCCGACGCGCCGCCACCAGATACGCCGGATACGTGGCAGCCGGAACGCATTCCCGGCGCGCCCGAATTGCTCGGAAAATCCTATATGAGCGCGCTTACAAACCCTTTCAAACAGTTGGAAGTAGCTGCCAAAGCAGCGCCGGGACTGGCCAAAGCGATCAAGGGGCTGGCGACCAAGGACTTCAAGGTCAGCCGCGACATGATCGCGCCGCGCACACGCTTCAACAAGACGCTATCGAGCGCCCGCGTGGTCGAGGGCCGCAGCGTGCCGCTGGCCGATATCAAGGCGATCCGTATTCTGGCGCAAGACAGCAAGGTCAATGACGTGTTTCTCGCCATCGTCGGTGGGGCGTTACGCAAATACCTGCTGGCGAAGGACGATCTGCCCGATAGATCCCTGACCGCGATGGCGCCTATTTCAGTGCGCGAGAAGAACGAGAAAGGCGATATGGGCAATCAGGTCGCCGCCATGGTCGCGCAGCTAGGTACGCATATCGATGATCCGGCAGAACGGCTGGCCTATGTTACATCGAAAACCACGAATTCCAAGGCGATGACAAACGCGATCGGCGCGCGGAACATGACCGAGATCAGCAAGGTCAGCCCCGCGCTCTACATGGCGCTGGGGGCGCAGCTATATACCCGCCTTGGGCTCGCAAATCGCGTCAATCCGCCATTTTCCACCATCGTTACAAACGTGCCCGGCCCGCCCGTGCCGGTCTATTCCACCGGGGCGAAGCTGGAGAGCCATTTCGGGCTGGTCTGCCTTACCGACGGCATGGGCCTGGGTCATGTCGTGCAAAGCTATTGCGACGAAGCCACCATCAGCTTCACCGCGTGCCGCGATTTGATGCCTGATCCGGAATTCTATTCGCAGTGCATTCAAGACAGTTTCGAAGAACTGCGTGACGCGTCTCGTCAGGCAAACGGCAAGACCGCCCAACCCCGTTCAGGTTCGGCAAAGACCTCGTCCGCTAAAACAAATAAACCAAGCGCGGTTAAACCAAAGAAACCGGCATCGAAAACAGCGAAGAAGGCTGCGGTGCGTACGGCTCCTGCGAAGAAATCACCACGCAAGACAAACCCGGTAAAGACGGCAACGAAGGCTGCAGCCGGCAAGTCCGCCCTGAAAATTGCCAAGCCGAAGACTGCAAAGCCGAAAGCTGCCAGGAAATCCGGCGCAGCAGCAAAGAAAGCCACGACATGACCAATGCGACTACCGCGCCTGGGACCGGGCAGCCGTCCACGCAAACTACGGCCAAATATCCGCCGAATGTCGGGGCGCGTCCACCCAGCCGCTTGCTGGCGCTGACCGAACCGCACCGGGCGATGGCGGAATATGCATCGTTTCTGGCGCTGCGCCCTGCGCTGAACCTTTTGCCCCGGGGTGACGGGCACGGCGTGCTGGTCCTTCCCGGGTTCATGGCGGGTGACGGTTCGACCCGTCCCATGCGCAGATTACTCACACGGCTCGGCTACGATGTGGAAGGCTGGAAACTTGGCCGCAATGTCCGTGTGGACAACGCGCGAGTGGAGGCGATGGGCAAATGCGTGACCGAGCTGCACAAGCGCACCGGACAGAAAGTATCGATTGTCGGTTGGAGCCTGGGCGGTGTCTTTGCCCGCGAACTGGCCAAAATCATGCCCGAAAAGGTGCGTCAGGTCATTTCGCTCGGCAGCCCGATCAGCGACGATCGCGGTCACACCAACGCCGCGCGGCTGTTCGAATGGTTGAATGGCGAAAAGCCCGAACCGATGCAGCAGGGAAACTTCCAGCAATTGGCTGAGGCCCCGCCGGTTCCCACCACCTCGATCCTGACCAAGGGTGACGGCGTGGTCCACTGGCGCGGATCGGTGCAGAAACCGACCGATAACACCGAAAATATCGAGGTAATCGCCAGCCATATCGGCCTGGGCGTGAACCCGTCGGTGATGTACGCAATCGCAGATCGCCTCTCGCAGGTGGAAGGCGAATGGAGCGAATTCAGGCCTTCCGGGTTGGCACGGATGTTTTATCCGCGCTCTCGCTTGCATTAAAATATCGACTAACGGCTCGGTGATTTGCGCGGTTTTTAGAACATCTTGCGCAGATCGAACGATACTACGCGGCCGACCGGATCGATCAGGTCGGGCTGGTAGGCTAGCGGCACAAGGCCGTCACCATCGGTAACCTTGCGGCGACTGTCGAAGATATTGGAAACACTGAACGAAACACGCGTCCCCTTGAAGATACCCGGCTCCGGGCCGGTCAACCAAGTCTGCTGGGACAGGTCGATAAATGCACGGGCAGATACACTTGCCAATCCGTCGAAGGTAAGCTCGTCAACCTCGTACCCGCTGTCGTAATTTGCGTTCAATCTCACGCCGATGCCGTCGGTAAAAAACCCACCATTGAACTGCACCGTGTGCTTCGCCACTCCGCCACC of the Alteripontixanthobacter maritimus genome contains:
- a CDS encoding esterase/lipase family protein: MTNATTAPGTGQPSTQTTAKYPPNVGARPPSRLLALTEPHRAMAEYASFLALRPALNLLPRGDGHGVLVLPGFMAGDGSTRPMRRLLTRLGYDVEGWKLGRNVRVDNARVEAMGKCVTELHKRTGQKVSIVGWSLGGVFARELAKIMPEKVRQVISLGSPISDDRGHTNAARLFEWLNGEKPEPMQQGNFQQLAEAPPVPTTSILTKGDGVVHWRGSVQKPTDNTENIEVIASHIGLGVNPSVMYAIADRLSQVEGEWSEFRPSGLARMFYPRSRLH